Proteins encoded within one genomic window of Triticum aestivum cultivar Chinese Spring chromosome 2D, IWGSC CS RefSeq v2.1, whole genome shotgun sequence:
- the LOC123051531 gene encoding zinc finger CCCH domain-containing protein 53 isoform X2, whose amino-acid sequence MDAYEATKVVFARIQGLDPDHAAKIMGLLLIQDHGEKEMIRLAFGPEALLLAVMAKARKDLGLLPASPTSAAHSSPFMLSRQNSGRGGCGGGGTAPSPLSVSSPSSWATQPVFSRSNSVSNGAAEEMAGVGEEQLMSPANGGGGPQSPFFGGDSSLILDELHLQDQLAFLTEGGMGGGGGRQQLPLFDGGECRSPGGGDGGLFPYGAGWANGGPGHRRSASVSELCFGGGDGLGWKPCLYYARGYCKNGSACRFVHGGLPDDLAGAKMDQAAVEQQCQDFLLRSKSQRLAAAAGFAYSPTGSLPGSPSAASKCLSLLLQQQQQQNDGQRAAAAAAAAALMLGGDEAHKFMNRPRLDRGDFASMMNPGSRQIYLTFPADSTFREEDVSNYFSIYGPVHDVRIPYQQKRMFGFVTFVYPETVKLILAKGNPHFICDARVLVKPYKEKGKVPDKFRKQQGERVDFSGCGSPTGLDARDPFDLHQIVGARMLQHSNSANEMLLRRKLEEQQQAVELQQAIELQSRRLMGLQLLDLKTRSAAAAAPTPIGKPFSPTHTTAATPTLESPPDSGEQGNGCGFLFPRNNAVNGADKDETSGDSTTSPNTDSDQSAEHNLPDSPFASPTKSGAFARDPFAPTESEIAAAAASTGCNAAYNGGINSNGARNGGINHHLLPPALDIPSPKPYFFPMSRLSSDHGAVGM is encoded by the exons ATGGACGCGTACGAGGCGACCAAGGTGGTGTTCGCACGGATCCAGGGGCTGGACCCGGACCACGCGGCCAAGATCATGGGGCTGCTGCTCATCCAGGACCACGGCGAGAAGGAGATGATACGCCTCGCCTTCGGCCCGGAGGCGCTGCTGCTCGCCGTCATGGCCAAGGCGCGCAAGGACCTCGGCCTGCTCCCGGCCTCGCCCACCTCCGCCGCCCACTCCTCGCCCTTCATGCTGTCGCGCCAGAACTCCGGCCGCGGCGGCTGTGGCGGAGGAGGCACGGCGCCCTCGCCGCTGTCGGTCTCCTCGCCCTCGTCCTGGGCCACGCAGCCGGTGTTCTCCAGGAGCAACAGCGTCAGCAATGGCGCCGCGGAGGAGATGGCGGGCGTCGGGGAGGAGCAGCTGATGAGCCCGGCCAACGGCGGCGGGGGCCCGCAGTCGCCCTTCTTCGGCGGGGACTCATCGCTGATCCTCGACGAGCTCCACCTGCAGGACCAGCTCGCGTTCCTCACCGAGGGAGGCATGGGCGGCGGGGGAGGGCGTCAGCAGCTCCCGCTGTTCGACGGCGGCGAGTGCCGAAgccccggcggcggcgacggcgggctctTCCCGTACGGCGCCGGGTGGGCCAACGGCGGGCCCGGGCACCGCAGGAGCGCGTCGGTGAGCGAGCTCTGCTTCGGGGGCGGCGACGGCCTCGGCTGGAAGCCGTGCCTCTACTACGCGCGCGGGTACTGCAAAAACGGGAGCGCCTGCAGGTTCGTGCACGGCGGCCTCCCCGACGATCTCGCCGGCGCGAAGATGGACCAGGCCGCCGTGGAGCAGCAGTGCCAGGACTTCCTCCTCCGCTCCAAGTCCCAGCGCCTGGCCGCGGCCGCCGGCTTCGCCTACTCCCCCACCGGCTCCCTCCCCGGCTCCCCCTCCGCTGCGAGCAAGTGCCTCAGCTTGctcctgcagcagcagcagcagcaaaacgACGGCCAAAG GGCGGCGGCCGCGGCTGCCGCAGCAGCGCTGATGCTGGGCGGCGACGAGGCGCACAAGTTCATGAACCGCCCCCGTCTCGACCGCGGCGACTTCGCGAGCATGATGAACCCGGGGTCCCGGCAGATTTACCTCACCTTCCCGGCGGACAGCACCTTCCGCGAGGAGGACGTCTCCAACTACTTCAG CATCTACGGCCCCGTCCACGACGTGCGCATCCCCTACCAGCAGAAGCGCATGTTCGGGTTCGTCACCTTCGTCTACCCGGAGACGGTGAAGCTGATCCTGGCCAAGGGCAACCCGCACTTCATCTGCGACGCGCGCGTGCTCGTCAAGCCCTACAAGGAGAAGGGCAAGGTCCCCGACAAGTTCAG GAAGCAGCAGGGCGAGAGGGTGGACTTCTCCGGCTGCGGGTCTCCCACCGGGCTGGACGCCAGAGACCCCTTCGATCTGCACCAGATTGTTG GTGCGAGGATGCTGCAGCACTCCAACAGCGCCAACGAGATGCTGCTgaggaggaagctggaggagcagcagcaggcggtggagctgcagcaggcgatTGAGCTCCAGAGCCGGCGCCTCATGGGGCTGCAGCTGCTCGACCTCAagacccgctccgccgccgccgccgcgccgacccCCATCGGCAAGCCGTTCAGCCCCACCCACACGACCGCCGCCACCCCGACCCTCGAGTCGCCGCCCGATTCCG GGGAGCAAGGCAATGGCTGCGGCTTCCTTTTTCCTCGCAACAATGCGGTCAACGGAGCTGATAAGGATGAAACCTCAGGCGATTCCACCACCAGCCCTAACACTGACAGCGACCAAAG CGCGGAGCATAACCTGCCGGACAGCCCGTTCGCGTCGCCGACCAAGTCGGGGGCCTTCGCCCGTGATCCTTTCGCGCCCACTGAGTcggagatcgccgccgccgccgcctcgacagGTTGCAACGCGGCCTACAACGGCGGCATCAACAGCAATGGCGCCAGGAACGGCGGCATTAACCACCATCTCCTACCTCCGGCATTGGACATACCCTCACCAAAACCTTACTTCTTCCCCATGTCCAG GCTGTCCTCCGATCACGGCGCGGTCGGGATGTAA
- the LOC123051531 gene encoding zinc finger CCCH domain-containing protein 53 isoform X1 has product MDAYEATKVVFARIQGLDPDHAAKIMGLLLIQDHGEKEMIRLAFGPEALLLAVMAKARKDLGLLPASPTSAAHSSPFMLSRQNSGRGGCGGGGTAPSPLSVSSPSSWATQPVFSRSNSVSNGAAEEMAGVGEEQLMSPANGGGGPQSPFFGGDSSLILDELHLQDQLAFLTEGGMGGGGGRQQLPLFDGGECRSPGGGDGGLFPYGAGWANGGPGHRRSASVSELCFGGGDGLGWKPCLYYARGYCKNGSACRFVHGGLPDDLAGAKMDQAAVEQQCQDFLLRSKSQRLAAAAGFAYSPTGSLPGSPSAASKCLSLLLQQQQQQNDGQRAAAAAAAAALMLGGDEAHKFMNRPRLDRGDFASMMNPGSRQIYLTFPADSTFREEDVSNYFSIYGPVHDVRIPYQQKRMFGFVTFVYPETVKLILAKGNPHFICDARVLVKPYKEKGKVPDKFRKQQGERVDFSGCGSPTGLDARDPFDLHQIVGARMLQHSNSANEMLLRRKLEEQQQAVELQQAIELQSRRLMGLQLLDLKTRSAAAAAPTPIGKPFSPTHTTAATPTLESPPDSGITWEQGNGCGFLFPRNNAVNGADKDETSGDSTTSPNTDSDQSAEHNLPDSPFASPTKSGAFARDPFAPTESEIAAAAASTGCNAAYNGGINSNGARNGGINHHLLPPALDIPSPKPYFFPMSRLSSDHGAVGM; this is encoded by the exons ATGGACGCGTACGAGGCGACCAAGGTGGTGTTCGCACGGATCCAGGGGCTGGACCCGGACCACGCGGCCAAGATCATGGGGCTGCTGCTCATCCAGGACCACGGCGAGAAGGAGATGATACGCCTCGCCTTCGGCCCGGAGGCGCTGCTGCTCGCCGTCATGGCCAAGGCGCGCAAGGACCTCGGCCTGCTCCCGGCCTCGCCCACCTCCGCCGCCCACTCCTCGCCCTTCATGCTGTCGCGCCAGAACTCCGGCCGCGGCGGCTGTGGCGGAGGAGGCACGGCGCCCTCGCCGCTGTCGGTCTCCTCGCCCTCGTCCTGGGCCACGCAGCCGGTGTTCTCCAGGAGCAACAGCGTCAGCAATGGCGCCGCGGAGGAGATGGCGGGCGTCGGGGAGGAGCAGCTGATGAGCCCGGCCAACGGCGGCGGGGGCCCGCAGTCGCCCTTCTTCGGCGGGGACTCATCGCTGATCCTCGACGAGCTCCACCTGCAGGACCAGCTCGCGTTCCTCACCGAGGGAGGCATGGGCGGCGGGGGAGGGCGTCAGCAGCTCCCGCTGTTCGACGGCGGCGAGTGCCGAAgccccggcggcggcgacggcgggctctTCCCGTACGGCGCCGGGTGGGCCAACGGCGGGCCCGGGCACCGCAGGAGCGCGTCGGTGAGCGAGCTCTGCTTCGGGGGCGGCGACGGCCTCGGCTGGAAGCCGTGCCTCTACTACGCGCGCGGGTACTGCAAAAACGGGAGCGCCTGCAGGTTCGTGCACGGCGGCCTCCCCGACGATCTCGCCGGCGCGAAGATGGACCAGGCCGCCGTGGAGCAGCAGTGCCAGGACTTCCTCCTCCGCTCCAAGTCCCAGCGCCTGGCCGCGGCCGCCGGCTTCGCCTACTCCCCCACCGGCTCCCTCCCCGGCTCCCCCTCCGCTGCGAGCAAGTGCCTCAGCTTGctcctgcagcagcagcagcagcaaaacgACGGCCAAAG GGCGGCGGCCGCGGCTGCCGCAGCAGCGCTGATGCTGGGCGGCGACGAGGCGCACAAGTTCATGAACCGCCCCCGTCTCGACCGCGGCGACTTCGCGAGCATGATGAACCCGGGGTCCCGGCAGATTTACCTCACCTTCCCGGCGGACAGCACCTTCCGCGAGGAGGACGTCTCCAACTACTTCAG CATCTACGGCCCCGTCCACGACGTGCGCATCCCCTACCAGCAGAAGCGCATGTTCGGGTTCGTCACCTTCGTCTACCCGGAGACGGTGAAGCTGATCCTGGCCAAGGGCAACCCGCACTTCATCTGCGACGCGCGCGTGCTCGTCAAGCCCTACAAGGAGAAGGGCAAGGTCCCCGACAAGTTCAG GAAGCAGCAGGGCGAGAGGGTGGACTTCTCCGGCTGCGGGTCTCCCACCGGGCTGGACGCCAGAGACCCCTTCGATCTGCACCAGATTGTTG GTGCGAGGATGCTGCAGCACTCCAACAGCGCCAACGAGATGCTGCTgaggaggaagctggaggagcagcagcaggcggtggagctgcagcaggcgatTGAGCTCCAGAGCCGGCGCCTCATGGGGCTGCAGCTGCTCGACCTCAagacccgctccgccgccgccgccgcgccgacccCCATCGGCAAGCCGTTCAGCCCCACCCACACGACCGCCGCCACCCCGACCCTCGAGTCGCCGCCCGATTCCGGTATTACTT GGGAGCAAGGCAATGGCTGCGGCTTCCTTTTTCCTCGCAACAATGCGGTCAACGGAGCTGATAAGGATGAAACCTCAGGCGATTCCACCACCAGCCCTAACACTGACAGCGACCAAAG CGCGGAGCATAACCTGCCGGACAGCCCGTTCGCGTCGCCGACCAAGTCGGGGGCCTTCGCCCGTGATCCTTTCGCGCCCACTGAGTcggagatcgccgccgccgccgcctcgacagGTTGCAACGCGGCCTACAACGGCGGCATCAACAGCAATGGCGCCAGGAACGGCGGCATTAACCACCATCTCCTACCTCCGGCATTGGACATACCCTCACCAAAACCTTACTTCTTCCCCATGTCCAG GCTGTCCTCCGATCACGGCGCGGTCGGGATGTAA